GGGCGTATTCAACGTTGTCACCGGGCGCGGATCTGAGGTCGGCCAGGCGATCATGCAGGAGTGCGACTACCTGATGTTCACCGGCTCCACCGCGACAGGACAGTCCCTGGCGGAGCAGGTCGCGCCCCGGCTGATCGATTACTCGATGGAGCTCGGCGGAAAGAATCCCCTCATCGTCGCCGACGACGCCGATGTCGATCGTGCCGTCGCCGGCGTGTGGCCCGCGTGCTTCGGCAATTCCGGCCAGCTGTGTATCTCCATCGAGCGCATCTACGTCCATCGCAGGGTCGCTGACGAGTTCATCCCCAAGTTTGTCGACCGCGTCAACCAGATCAAGGTCGGTGGCGGCCGCGGCTGGGACAACGACATGGGCTCGCTCATCTCCGTCGAGCACGCCGACACGGTGGAGAAGTTCGTCAACGACGCCGTGGAGAAAGGGGCCAAGGTGCTCACCGGCGGCAAGCGTCTGCGCGAGCTTGGCGACGCCTTCTACGCCCCGACCGTGCTCACCGACGTCCCGGAATCGGCGGACCTGCACCGCGGAGAAGTATTTGGCCCGGTTGTGTACATCGAGATCGTCGATTCCAACGACGAGGCCGTGCGCCGCGCCAACGACACGGATTACGGTCTCAACTCCTCGGTGTGGGCGAAGCCGTCGACAGGCAAGAAAATCGCTTCCAAGCTGGAGAGCGGCACCGTCAACATCAACGAAGGGTACGCACCCGCGTGGTCGGCGATCGACGCGCCGATGGGCGGCTGGAAAACCTCGGGAGTGGGCCGGCGCCATGGTGACGGAGGCATGACCAAGTACACGGAGTCCCGCAATGTGACCCAGACGCGTTTTATGAACCTGGTCAACAACGGCATCCGCAGCGACATCTGGGCTACCGCGCTGGCGACGTCGCTCAAACTCGGCCGCGACATCCTGCGATAGCAGGCGGCAACCTGCAAGGGGTCGGACATGCGATACAATCGGCCACCATGCTTCCCAAGTCCCGAATTCTGGCGGCCCTCCTCACAGGTCTCGGCATCGCCTTGATCGTCGGAGGGCTGCTGGCACCCCGCTTCCTGATCGGGGACGGCCGGCTCCCGCTGGACTTGGAGCACACCACGTGGACAATGTCCGACCCCGCCGGTTCCTACGAGGGGCAGACCCAGCCAGTCACGCGTCAGCTCCACATGGAGATCCAGAACCCCTCTAATAGCGACACCGCGAGCGTGCGGGTGGGGGAGACCCTGCGCGCGGGGACGTCGGAACGCGACTTTGACAACCTGGTCTCGGCCGGAACGTGGACTTTTTCCATGGACCGGGTCTCCGGAGAACCGACGGGGCCCTTAAAACTGTCCAACGTCATGATTCTCCCCGAAACCGAGGTCGCCGAGACAGGACCGTGGCTGAAACTTCCGGCCGGCGCCCAGCAGACTACCTACGAAGTGTTCGATTCCGCGCTTCGCGGCACCGCGCCGGCGGCATTTACCGGCGAGGAGGAGATCGCGGGCCGGACTGTTTACCGCTACAAACAGGCGGTGGCACCCACCAACCTCGCGCTGCGATACGCCGACATGCGCAACACTAAGACGCAGGTGGATGAGGAAGGCAACCAGACTCGCTCGTTCCTGTTCTACTCTGCCACCCGCGAGTTGTTGGTGGACCAGGTCTCCGGTCTTGTCGTCGGGATGAACGAGGACGTGGACTATTATTACGCCGGCGCGGACGGTAAACGGGTCGAAGACGTGTTGCGCTACGCGGGGGAGATGCCGCGCGAGCAGACCGCGGCGATGGTCGAACAGCTCGCAGGTGTGTTCTCTCAGGGGCAGTCGCGCACCGTGTCGGCGGCCGTCATGTCGGCCGGCGCGGTACTGACGCTGATCGGGCTCATTGGGGCGCTGCGGCCGGGACGTCGGCAAAACCGCAGGAACTCTGCAGCGGCGGAGTCGCCCGGCGCGCCACGATAGTGCGATGGGCGGCGGCGGGGTGGTAGAGTTCCCCGCGACGGCGGATCCTGTGCACCGACGGTGTTCAGGAAACAAGCGCATGTCTTTACAACCCGGGGACGATGGTATAAAGTCAATCGTTGCGCTGGAAGCCGTCTCTAGTCGCGCTGAAGAGCCTTGCCCGTCATTTTGCAAAAGATGATTTGACAAGGCGACTTTGTGCATTTCAGGGGGCGGGACTTCCACAGCTGACCGAATGCTAATTTATCCAGCGGAAACCCCGGATTTGCCCCGACTGAGCAGATGCCGCAAGGACCGCGTGAGGTGCTGGAAGGACCCAACTTGGCAGTCTCCCACCAGACCATGTCAATGGCCAATATCCCCGGAGCTCCCGAGCGTTACTCGTTCGCGAAAATCTCCGAGCCTGTAACCGTGCCCGGATTGCTGGACGTTCAGAGCGAGTCCTTTGCCTGGCTCGTTGGAACCCAGGACTGGCGCGAGCGCCAGCGCGCCGAGCGCGGTGACACCGCCCGCATTACTAGCGGCCTCGAGGACATCCTCGACGAGATCTCCCCGATCCAGGACTACTCGGGCAATATGAGCCTGTCGTTGTCCGAGCCCCGGTTCGAGGAAATCAAGTACTCGATCGATGAGTGCAAAGAAAAGGACATCAACTACTCCGCGCCCCTGTACGTGACCGCGGAGTTCATCAACAACGACACCCAGGAGATCAAGTCCCAGACGGTGTTCATCGGCGACTTCCCGCTGATGACCGACAAGGGAACCTTCATTGTCAACGGCACCGAGCGCGTCGTTGTCTCCCAGCTGGTTCGTTCGCCCGGTGTCTACTTCGACGAGACAATCGACAAGTCCACCGAGCGTCCGCTGCACGCCGTCAAGGTGATCCCGTCGCGCGGCGCGTGGCTCGAGTTCGACGTGGACAAGCGCGATACCGTCGGTGTGCGCATCGACCGCAAGCGCCGCCAGCCGGTCACCGTGCTGCTGAAGGCGCTTGGCTGGACCACGGAGCAGATTACGCAGCGCTTCGGCTTCTCCGAGATCATGATGTCCACCCTCGAGTCCGACGGCGTAGCCAACACCGACGAGGCACTGCTGGAGATCTACCGCAAGCAGCGCCCCGGTGAGCAGCCGACCCGCGACCTCGCGCAGTCCCTGCTCGAGAACTCCTTCTTCAAGGCGAAGCGCTACGACCTCGCCCGCGTCGGCCGCTACAAGGTTAACCGCAAGCTCGGCCTGGGCGGCGACCACGACGGCCTCATGACGCTGACCGAGGAGGACATCGCCACCACCCTCGAGTACCTCGTGCGTCTGCACGCGGGCGAGACCGAGATGACCTCCCCGACTGGTGAGATCATCCCGATCAACACCGACGACATCGACCACTTCGGAAACCGTCGCCTCCGAACCGTCGGCGAGCTGATTCAGAATCAGGTCCGCGTCGGCCTGTCCCGCATGGAGCGCGTTGTGCGCGAGCGCATGACAACCCAGGACGCGGAATCGATCACACCGACCTCGCTGATTAACGTGCGCCCGGTCTCCGCGGCGATCCGGGAGTTCTTCGGCACCTCCCAGCTGTCCCAGTTCATGGATCAGAACAACTCCCTGTCTGGCCTGACCCACAAGCGCCGCCTCTCCGCGCTCGGCCCGGGCGGCCTGTCGCGCGAGCGCGCCGGCATCGAGGTCCGAGACGTGCACCCGTCGCACTACGGCCGCATGTGCCCCATCGAGACTCCCGAAGGCCCGAACATCGGCCTCATCGGTGCGCTGTCGTCGTACGCACGCGTCAACGCGTTCGGTTTCATCGAGACTCCGTACCAGAAGGTCGTCGACGGCAAACTGACCGACCAGATCGACTACCTCACGGCTGACGAGGAGGACCGCTACGCCATCGCGCAGGCGGCCACTCCGATGGACGCCGAGGGCAACCTCACCGGCGAGCGTATCGAGGTTCGCCTCAAGGACGGCGACATCGGCGTCGTCGGTGCCCAGGGCGTGGATTACCTCGATATTTCCCCGCGCCAGATGGTGTCCGTCGCTACCGCGATGATTCCGTTCCTCGAGCACGACGACGCGAACCGCGCGCTCATGGGTGCGAACATGCAGAAGCAGGCTGTGCCGCTGTTGCGCTCCGAGGCCGCCTACGTGGCCACGGGCATGGAGCAGCGCGCCGCGTACGACGCGGGCGACACCGTGATCACCCGCAAGGCCGGCGTGGTCGAAGACGTCACCGGTGACTTCATCACCATCATGGACGATGACGGCATCCGCGACACGCACCTGCTGCGTACCTTCGAGCGCACCAACCAGGGCACCTGCTACAACCAGACCCCGATCGTGTCCGCTGGCGAGCGCGTCGAGGCCGGCCAGGTCATCGCCGACGGCCCGGGTACGAAGAACGGCGAGATGGCCCTCGGCCGCAACCTGCTCGTCGCCTTCATGCCGTGGGAAGGCCACAACTACGAGGACGCGATCATCCTCAACCAGCGCGTGGTGGAGGACGACATTCTCACCTCCGTGCACATCGAGGAGCACGAGATCGACGCCCGCGACACCAAGCTCGGCGCCGAGGAAATCACCCGTGAGATCCCGAATGTTTCCGAGGACGTGCTCAAGGACCTCGACGAGCGCGGCATCATCCGCATTGGCGCCGATGTCCGAGACGGCGACATCCTCGTCGGCAAGGTCACGCCGAAGGGCGAGACCGAGCTGACCCCGGAGGAGCGCCTGCTGCGCGCCATCTTCGGTGAGAAGGCCCGCGAGGTGCGCGACACTTCCCTGAAGGTGCCCCACGGTGAGACCGGTAAGGTCATCGCTGTGCGCCGCTTCTCGCGCGACGACGACGACGACCTGAGCCCGGGTGTCAACGAGATGATCCGCGTCTACGTCGCCCAGAAGCGCAAGATCCAGGACGGCGACAAGATGGCCGGCCGCCACGGCAACAAGGGTGTCGTGGGCAAGATCCTGCCGCAGGAGGACATGCCGTTCATGGCTGACGGCACCCCAGTGGACATCATTCTGAACACGCACGGTGTGCCCCGCCGTATGAACATTGGCCAGGTTCTCGAGGTCCACCTCGGCTGGCTGGCGCACGCCGGCTGGACCGTCAACCCGGATGACCCCGCCAACGCCGCGCTGCTGGAAACCCTGCCGGAGCACCTTTACGACGTGCCGCCGGAATCGCTCACCGCGACTCCTGTGTTCGACGGTGCCAGCAACGAGGAGATCGCGGGTCTGCTCGCGAACTCCAAGCCCAACCGCGACGGTGACGTCATGGTCGACCGCGACGGCAAGACCGTGCTTTTCGACGGCCGCTCCGGCGAGCCGTTCAAGTACCCGGTGTCCGTGGGCTACATGTACATGCTCAAACTGCACCACCTGGTGGACGAGAAGATCCACGCCCGTTCCACGGGCCCGTACTCCATGATTACACAGCAGCCGCTGGGCGGTAAGGCCCAGTTCGGCGGCCAGCGCCTCGGTGAGATGGAGGTGTGGGCGATGCAGGCGTACGGCGCCGCCTACACCCTCCAGGAGCTCCTGACCATCAAGTCGGACGACGTGGTCGGCCGTGTGAAGGTCTACGAGGCGATCGTCAAGGGCGACAACATCCCGGATCCGGGCATCCCCGAGTCCTTCAAGGTGCTGCTCAAGGAGCTGCAGTCGCTGTGCTTGAACGTCGAGGTTCTCACCGCCGACGGCACCCCGATGGAGCTCTCCGGCGACGACGACG
This window of the Corynebacterium qintianiae genome carries:
- a CDS encoding DNA-directed RNA polymerase subunit beta, giving the protein MLEGPNLAVSHQTMSMANIPGAPERYSFAKISEPVTVPGLLDVQSESFAWLVGTQDWRERQRAERGDTARITSGLEDILDEISPIQDYSGNMSLSLSEPRFEEIKYSIDECKEKDINYSAPLYVTAEFINNDTQEIKSQTVFIGDFPLMTDKGTFIVNGTERVVVSQLVRSPGVYFDETIDKSTERPLHAVKVIPSRGAWLEFDVDKRDTVGVRIDRKRRQPVTVLLKALGWTTEQITQRFGFSEIMMSTLESDGVANTDEALLEIYRKQRPGEQPTRDLAQSLLENSFFKAKRYDLARVGRYKVNRKLGLGGDHDGLMTLTEEDIATTLEYLVRLHAGETEMTSPTGEIIPINTDDIDHFGNRRLRTVGELIQNQVRVGLSRMERVVRERMTTQDAESITPTSLINVRPVSAAIREFFGTSQLSQFMDQNNSLSGLTHKRRLSALGPGGLSRERAGIEVRDVHPSHYGRMCPIETPEGPNIGLIGALSSYARVNAFGFIETPYQKVVDGKLTDQIDYLTADEEDRYAIAQAATPMDAEGNLTGERIEVRLKDGDIGVVGAQGVDYLDISPRQMVSVATAMIPFLEHDDANRALMGANMQKQAVPLLRSEAAYVATGMEQRAAYDAGDTVITRKAGVVEDVTGDFITIMDDDGIRDTHLLRTFERTNQGTCYNQTPIVSAGERVEAGQVIADGPGTKNGEMALGRNLLVAFMPWEGHNYEDAIILNQRVVEDDILTSVHIEEHEIDARDTKLGAEEITREIPNVSEDVLKDLDERGIIRIGADVRDGDILVGKVTPKGETELTPEERLLRAIFGEKAREVRDTSLKVPHGETGKVIAVRRFSRDDDDDLSPGVNEMIRVYVAQKRKIQDGDKMAGRHGNKGVVGKILPQEDMPFMADGTPVDIILNTHGVPRRMNIGQVLEVHLGWLAHAGWTVNPDDPANAALLETLPEHLYDVPPESLTATPVFDGASNEEIAGLLANSKPNRDGDVMVDRDGKTVLFDGRSGEPFKYPVSVGYMYMLKLHHLVDEKIHARSTGPYSMITQQPLGGKAQFGGQRLGEMEVWAMQAYGAAYTLQELLTIKSDDVVGRVKVYEAIVKGDNIPDPGIPESFKVLLKELQSLCLNVEVLTADGTPMELSGDDDDDYDQAGSSLGINLSRDEGAAADTA
- a CDS encoding DUF3068 domain-containing protein → MLPKSRILAALLTGLGIALIVGGLLAPRFLIGDGRLPLDLEHTTWTMSDPAGSYEGQTQPVTRQLHMEIQNPSNSDTASVRVGETLRAGTSERDFDNLVSAGTWTFSMDRVSGEPTGPLKLSNVMILPETEVAETGPWLKLPAGAQQTTYEVFDSALRGTAPAAFTGEEEIAGRTVYRYKQAVAPTNLALRYADMRNTKTQVDEEGNQTRSFLFYSATRELLVDQVSGLVVGMNEDVDYYYAGADGKRVEDVLRYAGEMPREQTAAMVEQLAGVFSQGQSRTVSAAVMSAGAVLTLIGLIGALRPGRRQNRRNSAAAESPGAPR
- a CDS encoding succinic semialdehyde dehydrogenase, with translation MSQAIAPERTMTDIINPATGEVITTVPAHTKEETKVAFEKARRAQKRWAKTSFRQRRKIFLKLHNLVIDNRERIMDTIQDENGKNRLSALEEVLDVALTSRHYGYRAEKLLKPKGRRPVMPVLTSTREEYAPKGVVGIIAPFNYPLSLTVSDAIPAMLAGNTVVLKPDSQTPLSALLGAELLAEAGLPEGVFNVVTGRGSEVGQAIMQECDYLMFTGSTATGQSLAEQVAPRLIDYSMELGGKNPLIVADDADVDRAVAGVWPACFGNSGQLCISIERIYVHRRVADEFIPKFVDRVNQIKVGGGRGWDNDMGSLISVEHADTVEKFVNDAVEKGAKVLTGGKRLRELGDAFYAPTVLTDVPESADLHRGEVFGPVVYIEIVDSNDEAVRRANDTDYGLNSSVWAKPSTGKKIASKLESGTVNINEGYAPAWSAIDAPMGGWKTSGVGRRHGDGGMTKYTESRNVTQTRFMNLVNNGIRSDIWATALATSLKLGRDILR